One window from the genome of Myripristis murdjan chromosome 6, fMyrMur1.1, whole genome shotgun sequence encodes:
- the LOC115360537 gene encoding myoD family inhibitor domain-containing protein-like, giving the protein MSPADDSLLKGTQRPSEQTQAQPLPAAAPPVEASEGAVGFPRPPGDIQKPCLRCGCSLSPGVPEHTLSPLSPALVGLQGSSLSVQSSSSSSSKRRKGRDSLKSSHQPPATPHDSCLHMLLACLSCQCSLLLLGLLEACSSCLHTLCSSCCHGCARCCSALQDAPVEELNCHTHCHSVLFESCCEPTECLEFCLECCDICHHS; this is encoded by the exons ATGTCACCAGCAGACGACTCACTGCTGAAAGGGACACAGCGACCGAGTGAGCAGACTCAAG CCCAGCCTCTGccagctgcagctccacctgtaGAGGCCTCAGAGGGCGCTGTAGGGTTCCCGAGGCCCCCGGGTGACATCCAGAAGCCGTGCCTGCGATGTGGCTGCTCCCTCTCACCTGGCGTCCCAGAGCACACACTGTCCCCTCTGTCACCAGCTCTGGTTGGACTGCAGGGCTCCAGCCTGTcggtgcagagcagcagcagcagcagcagcaaaaggaGGAAGGGCAGGGACAGTCTGAAAAGTTCACACCAACCTCCTGCTACACCACATG ACTCCTGTCTTCACATGCTACTGGCCTGCCTGTCGTGCCAGTGCTCGCTGCTGTTGCTGGGCCTGTTGGAGGCGtgctcctcctgcctccacaCCCTGTGCTCGTCCTGCTGCCACGGCTGTGCCCGCTGCTGCTCGGCCCTCCAGGACGCGCCCGTGGAAGAGCTGAACtgccacacccactgccactcGGTCCTGTTCGAGTCCTGCTGCGAGCCCACTGAGTGTCTTGAGTTTTGTCTGGAGTGCTGCGACATCTGCCATCACAGCTAA